From Corvus hawaiiensis isolate bCorHaw1 chromosome 13, bCorHaw1.pri.cur, whole genome shotgun sequence, one genomic window encodes:
- the ACSBG1 gene encoding long-chain-fatty-acid--CoA ligase ACSBG1 isoform X4: protein MFKESLEKYGSLNALASKKNGKWEKITFSEYYSLSRKAAKSFLKLGLERFHSVAILGFNSPEWFISAVGAVFAGGIVTGIYTTNSPEACHYIAHDSKTDIMVVENQKQLDKIMQIWNRLPHLKAVVLYKDSIAERHPNMYTMEEFLELGGDVSDITLDDIINSQKPNQCCVLIYTSGTTGKPKGAMLSHDNITWTSAHCSRAGDMQPAEIQQESIVSYLPLSHIAAQIYDLWTGIKWGEQVYFAEPDALKGSLINTLKEVQPTSHMGVPRVWEKIMEKLKDASAQSGFMKKKMLSWAMSLSLETNLNSSSSSDLKQLWTRLADYLVLAKIRNALGFSSCQKHFSGAAPLNTETLYFFLGLNITLYEAYGMSETTGPHCLSGPYIYRQHSCGKPAPGCRVKLVDKDAEGNGEICFWGRTVFMGYLNMEDRTKEAFDEEGWLHSGDLGKLDKDGFLYVTGRIKDLIITAGGENVPPIPIEDAVKKELPIVSNAMVIGDKKKFLSMFLTLKSVVDPDTSDPTDILTEQARVFCQRSGSKATKVSEIVATRDPAIYRAIQEGINRVNSNATNRVHCIQKWIVLPRDFSISGGELGPTMKLKRLTVLEKYRNEVDSFYEE from the exons ATGTTCAAGGAGAGCCTGGAAAAATATGGATCCCTTAATGCTTTGGCCAgcaaaaagaatggaaaatgggagaaaataactttttcagAATATTATTCCCTCTCTAGGAAAGCGGCCAAGAGCTTCTTGAAG cttGGTCTTGAGCGATTCCATAGTGTAGCAATCCTTGGATTTAATTCTCCAGAATGGTTCATCTCAGCTGTTGGAGCTGTTTTTGCTGG AGGAATTGTCACAGGAATATATACAACCAATTCTCCAGAGGCCTGTCACTACATTGCTCATGACAGCAAGACTGATATCATGGTCGTGGAAAATCAAAAACAGCTGGACAAGATAATGCAG aTCTGGAATCGTTTGCCACACTTGAAGGCTGTGGTGCTATATAAGGACTCCATTGCAGAGAGACATCCAAATATGTACACG ATGGAAGAGTTTCTGGAGCTGGGAGGTGACGTCTCTGACATTACTTTGGATGACATTATTAACTCCCAAAAGCCAAATCAGTGCTGTGTTCTGATATACACCTCCGGAACAACTGGGAAGCCAAAAGGAGCCATGCTGAGTCACGACAAT atAACTTGGACATCAGCCCattgcagcagagcaggagataTGCAACCTGCAGAGATCCAACAGGAGTCTATAGTCAGTTATCTCCCACTCAGCCACATAGCTGCACAGATCTATGACCTGTGGACTGGAATCAAATGGGGAGAGCAAGTTTACTTTGCTGAACCAGATGCTCTAAAG GGCAGCTTGATTAACACACTGAAAGAAGTGCAGCCAACATCTCACATGGGAGTTCCCCGAGTATGGGAGAAAATCATGGAGAAATTAAAGGATGCTTCTGCTCAGTCAGGatttatgaagaagaaaatgctgtcaTGGGCCATGTCTCTTAGCTTAGAGACGAACCTGAACAGCTCAAGCAG CAGTGATCTAAAGCAGCTCTGGACAAGATTAGCAGACTACTTAGTGCTTGCAAAAATACGCAATGCACTGGGGTTTTCTTCCTGTCAGAAGCACTTTTCTGGTGCTGCTCCTCTCAATACAGAAACACTGTATTTCTTCCTGGGTCTGAACATCACCCTGTATGAGGCCTATGGGATGAGTGAGACCACAGGCCCACATTGCCTGTCTGGGCCTTAtatttacaggcagcacag CTGTGGTAAACCAGCACCTGGATGCAGAGTGAAACTGGTGGACAAAGATGCAGAAGGCAATGGAGAAATCTGTTTCTGGGGAAGGACTGTTTTCATGGGTTATTTAAATATGGAAGACAGAACAAAAGAAGCCTTTGATGAGGAGGGGTGGCTGCATTCTGGAGATTTAGGAAAGCTAGACAAGGATGGCTTTCTCTATGTCACTGGAAGAATTAAAG ATTTGATTATTACAGCTGGAGGTGAAAATGTGCCTCCAATTCCAATCGAAGATGCTGTTAAAAAAGAACTCCCAATTGTTAGTAATGCTATGGTGATTGGAGATAAAAAGAAGTTTTTGTCAATGTTCCTGACCCTAAAG AGTGTGGTGGACCCAGATACATCTGATCCCACTGACATTCTCACAGAGCAAGCTAGAGTCTTCTGCCAGAGGAGTGGCAGTAAAGCCACAAAAGTGTCCGAGATTGTAGCTACGAGAGACCCGGCAATCTACAGGGCCATCCAGGAGGGAATCAACAGAGTCAACAGCAATGCTACCAACAGGGTTCATTGCATTCAAAAATGGATAGTCCTGCCGAgagatttttccatttctgggGGAGAACTAG GTCCCACAATGAAGCTGAAGCGGCTCACCGTGCTTGAGAAATACCGAAATGAAGTAGACTCCTTCTACGAAGAATAA
- the ACSBG1 gene encoding long-chain-fatty-acid--CoA ligase ACSBG1 isoform X2: MPNSGETLTKQLQDENARNVSGSCENGTFVDAQTVCRDLLPHLEEAQGEGIEPAESLWTSFADGRVRLRIDNSCPQTPITVHQMFKESLEKYGSLNALASKKNGKWEKITFSEYYSLSRKAAKSFLKLGLERFHSVAILGFNSPEWFISAVGAVFAGGIVTGIYTTNSPEACHYIAHDSKTDIMVVENQKQLDKIMQIWNRLPHLKAVVLYKDSIAERHPNMYTMEEFLELGGDVSDITLDDIINSQKPNQCCVLIYTSGTTGKPKGAMLSHDNITWTSAHCSRAGDMQPAEIQQESIVSYLPLSHIAAQIYDLWTGIKWGEQVYFAEPDALKGSLINTLKEVQPTSHMGVPRVWEKIMEKLKDASAQSGFMKKKMLSWAMSLSLETNLNSSSSDLKQLWTRLADYLVLAKIRNALGFSSCQKHFSGAAPLNTETLYFFLGLNITLYEAYGMSETTGPHCLSGPYIYRQHSCGKPAPGCRVKLVDKDAEGNGEICFWGRTVFMGYLNMEDRTKEAFDEEGWLHSGDLGKLDKDGFLYVTGRIKDLIITAGGENVPPIPIEDAVKKELPIVSNAMVIGDKKKFLSMFLTLKSVVDPDTSDPTDILTEQARVFCQRSGSKATKVSEIVATRDPAIYRAIQEGINRVNSNATNRVHCIQKWIVLPRDFSISGGELGPTMKLKRLTVLEKYRNEVDSFYEE, from the exons AGTCCCTGTGGACTTCGTTTGCTGATGGCAGAGTCAGACTGAGAATAGATAACTCATGTCCACAGACTCCCATAACAGTTCATCAGATGTTCAAGGAGAGCCTGGAAAAATATGGATCCCTTAATGCTTTGGCCAgcaaaaagaatggaaaatgggagaaaataactttttcagAATATTATTCCCTCTCTAGGAAAGCGGCCAAGAGCTTCTTGAAG cttGGTCTTGAGCGATTCCATAGTGTAGCAATCCTTGGATTTAATTCTCCAGAATGGTTCATCTCAGCTGTTGGAGCTGTTTTTGCTGG AGGAATTGTCACAGGAATATATACAACCAATTCTCCAGAGGCCTGTCACTACATTGCTCATGACAGCAAGACTGATATCATGGTCGTGGAAAATCAAAAACAGCTGGACAAGATAATGCAG aTCTGGAATCGTTTGCCACACTTGAAGGCTGTGGTGCTATATAAGGACTCCATTGCAGAGAGACATCCAAATATGTACACG ATGGAAGAGTTTCTGGAGCTGGGAGGTGACGTCTCTGACATTACTTTGGATGACATTATTAACTCCCAAAAGCCAAATCAGTGCTGTGTTCTGATATACACCTCCGGAACAACTGGGAAGCCAAAAGGAGCCATGCTGAGTCACGACAAT atAACTTGGACATCAGCCCattgcagcagagcaggagataTGCAACCTGCAGAGATCCAACAGGAGTCTATAGTCAGTTATCTCCCACTCAGCCACATAGCTGCACAGATCTATGACCTGTGGACTGGAATCAAATGGGGAGAGCAAGTTTACTTTGCTGAACCAGATGCTCTAAAG GGCAGCTTGATTAACACACTGAAAGAAGTGCAGCCAACATCTCACATGGGAGTTCCCCGAGTATGGGAGAAAATCATGGAGAAATTAAAGGATGCTTCTGCTCAGTCAGGatttatgaagaagaaaatgctgtcaTGGGCCATGTCTCTTAGCTTAGAGACGAACCTGAACAGCTCAAGCAG TGATCTAAAGCAGCTCTGGACAAGATTAGCAGACTACTTAGTGCTTGCAAAAATACGCAATGCACTGGGGTTTTCTTCCTGTCAGAAGCACTTTTCTGGTGCTGCTCCTCTCAATACAGAAACACTGTATTTCTTCCTGGGTCTGAACATCACCCTGTATGAGGCCTATGGGATGAGTGAGACCACAGGCCCACATTGCCTGTCTGGGCCTTAtatttacaggcagcacag CTGTGGTAAACCAGCACCTGGATGCAGAGTGAAACTGGTGGACAAAGATGCAGAAGGCAATGGAGAAATCTGTTTCTGGGGAAGGACTGTTTTCATGGGTTATTTAAATATGGAAGACAGAACAAAAGAAGCCTTTGATGAGGAGGGGTGGCTGCATTCTGGAGATTTAGGAAAGCTAGACAAGGATGGCTTTCTCTATGTCACTGGAAGAATTAAAG ATTTGATTATTACAGCTGGAGGTGAAAATGTGCCTCCAATTCCAATCGAAGATGCTGTTAAAAAAGAACTCCCAATTGTTAGTAATGCTATGGTGATTGGAGATAAAAAGAAGTTTTTGTCAATGTTCCTGACCCTAAAG AGTGTGGTGGACCCAGATACATCTGATCCCACTGACATTCTCACAGAGCAAGCTAGAGTCTTCTGCCAGAGGAGTGGCAGTAAAGCCACAAAAGTGTCCGAGATTGTAGCTACGAGAGACCCGGCAATCTACAGGGCCATCCAGGAGGGAATCAACAGAGTCAACAGCAATGCTACCAACAGGGTTCATTGCATTCAAAAATGGATAGTCCTGCCGAgagatttttccatttctgggGGAGAACTAG GTCCCACAATGAAGCTGAAGCGGCTCACCGTGCTTGAGAAATACCGAAATGAAGTAGACTCCTTCTACGAAGAATAA
- the ACSBG1 gene encoding long-chain-fatty-acid--CoA ligase ACSBG1 isoform X1 has translation MPNSGETLTKQLQDENARNVSGSCENGTFVDAQTVCRDLLPHLEEAQGEGIEPAESLWTSFADGRVRLRIDNSCPQTPITVHQMFKESLEKYGSLNALASKKNGKWEKITFSEYYSLSRKAAKSFLKLGLERFHSVAILGFNSPEWFISAVGAVFAGGIVTGIYTTNSPEACHYIAHDSKTDIMVVENQKQLDKIMQIWNRLPHLKAVVLYKDSIAERHPNMYTMEEFLELGGDVSDITLDDIINSQKPNQCCVLIYTSGTTGKPKGAMLSHDNITWTSAHCSRAGDMQPAEIQQESIVSYLPLSHIAAQIYDLWTGIKWGEQVYFAEPDALKGSLINTLKEVQPTSHMGVPRVWEKIMEKLKDASAQSGFMKKKMLSWAMSLSLETNLNSSSSSDLKQLWTRLADYLVLAKIRNALGFSSCQKHFSGAAPLNTETLYFFLGLNITLYEAYGMSETTGPHCLSGPYIYRQHSCGKPAPGCRVKLVDKDAEGNGEICFWGRTVFMGYLNMEDRTKEAFDEEGWLHSGDLGKLDKDGFLYVTGRIKDLIITAGGENVPPIPIEDAVKKELPIVSNAMVIGDKKKFLSMFLTLKSVVDPDTSDPTDILTEQARVFCQRSGSKATKVSEIVATRDPAIYRAIQEGINRVNSNATNRVHCIQKWIVLPRDFSISGGELGPTMKLKRLTVLEKYRNEVDSFYEE, from the exons AGTCCCTGTGGACTTCGTTTGCTGATGGCAGAGTCAGACTGAGAATAGATAACTCATGTCCACAGACTCCCATAACAGTTCATCAGATGTTCAAGGAGAGCCTGGAAAAATATGGATCCCTTAATGCTTTGGCCAgcaaaaagaatggaaaatgggagaaaataactttttcagAATATTATTCCCTCTCTAGGAAAGCGGCCAAGAGCTTCTTGAAG cttGGTCTTGAGCGATTCCATAGTGTAGCAATCCTTGGATTTAATTCTCCAGAATGGTTCATCTCAGCTGTTGGAGCTGTTTTTGCTGG AGGAATTGTCACAGGAATATATACAACCAATTCTCCAGAGGCCTGTCACTACATTGCTCATGACAGCAAGACTGATATCATGGTCGTGGAAAATCAAAAACAGCTGGACAAGATAATGCAG aTCTGGAATCGTTTGCCACACTTGAAGGCTGTGGTGCTATATAAGGACTCCATTGCAGAGAGACATCCAAATATGTACACG ATGGAAGAGTTTCTGGAGCTGGGAGGTGACGTCTCTGACATTACTTTGGATGACATTATTAACTCCCAAAAGCCAAATCAGTGCTGTGTTCTGATATACACCTCCGGAACAACTGGGAAGCCAAAAGGAGCCATGCTGAGTCACGACAAT atAACTTGGACATCAGCCCattgcagcagagcaggagataTGCAACCTGCAGAGATCCAACAGGAGTCTATAGTCAGTTATCTCCCACTCAGCCACATAGCTGCACAGATCTATGACCTGTGGACTGGAATCAAATGGGGAGAGCAAGTTTACTTTGCTGAACCAGATGCTCTAAAG GGCAGCTTGATTAACACACTGAAAGAAGTGCAGCCAACATCTCACATGGGAGTTCCCCGAGTATGGGAGAAAATCATGGAGAAATTAAAGGATGCTTCTGCTCAGTCAGGatttatgaagaagaaaatgctgtcaTGGGCCATGTCTCTTAGCTTAGAGACGAACCTGAACAGCTCAAGCAG CAGTGATCTAAAGCAGCTCTGGACAAGATTAGCAGACTACTTAGTGCTTGCAAAAATACGCAATGCACTGGGGTTTTCTTCCTGTCAGAAGCACTTTTCTGGTGCTGCTCCTCTCAATACAGAAACACTGTATTTCTTCCTGGGTCTGAACATCACCCTGTATGAGGCCTATGGGATGAGTGAGACCACAGGCCCACATTGCCTGTCTGGGCCTTAtatttacaggcagcacag CTGTGGTAAACCAGCACCTGGATGCAGAGTGAAACTGGTGGACAAAGATGCAGAAGGCAATGGAGAAATCTGTTTCTGGGGAAGGACTGTTTTCATGGGTTATTTAAATATGGAAGACAGAACAAAAGAAGCCTTTGATGAGGAGGGGTGGCTGCATTCTGGAGATTTAGGAAAGCTAGACAAGGATGGCTTTCTCTATGTCACTGGAAGAATTAAAG ATTTGATTATTACAGCTGGAGGTGAAAATGTGCCTCCAATTCCAATCGAAGATGCTGTTAAAAAAGAACTCCCAATTGTTAGTAATGCTATGGTGATTGGAGATAAAAAGAAGTTTTTGTCAATGTTCCTGACCCTAAAG AGTGTGGTGGACCCAGATACATCTGATCCCACTGACATTCTCACAGAGCAAGCTAGAGTCTTCTGCCAGAGGAGTGGCAGTAAAGCCACAAAAGTGTCCGAGATTGTAGCTACGAGAGACCCGGCAATCTACAGGGCCATCCAGGAGGGAATCAACAGAGTCAACAGCAATGCTACCAACAGGGTTCATTGCATTCAAAAATGGATAGTCCTGCCGAgagatttttccatttctgggGGAGAACTAG GTCCCACAATGAAGCTGAAGCGGCTCACCGTGCTTGAGAAATACCGAAATGAAGTAGACTCCTTCTACGAAGAATAA
- the IDH3A gene encoding isocitrate dehydrogenase [NAD] subunit alpha, mitochondrial translates to MAATAWMPTVSRLLGAFKNQKKVTRSFGNAVQTVTLIPGDGIGPEISAAVMKIFDAAKAPIQWEERNVTAIQGPGGKWMIPPDAKESMDKNKMGLKGPLKTPIAAGHPSMNLLLRRTFDLYANVRPCVSIEGYKTPYTDVNIVTIRENTEGEYSGIEHVIVDGVVQSIKLITEEASKRIAEFAFEYARNNQRSHVTAVHKANIMRMSDGLFLRKCREAAENCKDIKFNEMYLDTVCLNMVQDPSQFDVLVMPNLYGDILSDLCAGLIGGLGVTPSGNIGANGVAIFESVHGTAPDIAGKDMANPTALLLSAVMMLRHMGLHKHATKIESACFDTIKDGKVLTKDLGGNAKCSEFTEEICRRVRDKD, encoded by the exons GTACAAACAGTAACTTTAATCCCAGGAGATGGCATAGGACCTGagatttctgctgctgtcatgAAGATCTTTGATGCTGCCAAA GCACCTATTCAGTGGGAAGAGAGGAATGTTACGGCTATCCAAGGACCAGGAGGGAAGTGGATGATACCTCCAGATGCCAAAGAATCCATGGATAAAAACAAAATGGGATTAAAAG ggcCTTTGAAGACTCCAATTGCTGCAGGGCACCCGTCGATGAATCTGCTGCTGCGTAGAACCTTTGACCTTTATGCCAACGTGCGTCCCTGCGTGTCCATCGAGGGCTACAAAACCCCCTACACAGACGTGAACATCGTCACCATCCGCGAGAACACCGAGGGCGAGTACAGCGGCATCGAGCACGTG ATTGTTGATGGGGTTGTGCAAAGCATCAAGCTGATCACAGAGGAAGCCAGCAAGCGCATTGCAGAGTTTGCTTTTGAATATGCCAGAAACAATCAGAGAAGCCACGTGACTGCTGTGCACAAGGCAAATATTAT GAGAATGTCTGATGGGCTTTTCTTGAGAAAatgcagagaggcagcagaaaaCTGTAAAGATATTAAATTTAATGAAATGTATCTGGATACTGTATGTCTGAAT ATGGTTCAAGATCCATCTCAATTTGATGTGCTTGTTATGCCAAACTTGTACGGTGACATCCTCAG tgatttgtGTGCTGGACTCATTGGGGGTCTTGGAGTAACACCCAGTGGAAACATTGGTGCCAATGGAGTGGCCATTTTTGAATCG GTTCACGGAACAGCACCAGACATTGCAGGAAAAGACATGGCAAATCCAACTGCCCTCCTTCTGAGTGCTGTGATGATGCTGCGCCACATGGGACTACACAAACATGCCACAAAAATTGAGTCAGCTTGCTTCGATACAATTAAAGATGGAAAG gtCTTGACAAAAGACTTGGGAGGCAATGCCAAGTGTTCAGAATTCACAGAGGAGATCTGCCGCCGAGTACGGGACAAAGACTAA
- the ACSBG1 gene encoding long-chain-fatty-acid--CoA ligase ACSBG1 isoform X3 translates to MPNSGETLTKQLQDENARNVSGSCENGTFVDAQTVCRDLLPHLEEAQGEGIEPAESLWTSFADGRVRLRIDNSCPQTPITVHQMFKESLEKYGSLNALASKKNGKWEKITFSEYYSLSRKAAKSFLKLGLERFHSVAILGFNSPEWFISAVGAVFAGGIVTGIYTTNSPEACHYIAHDSKTDIMVVENQKQLDKIMQIWNRLPHLKAVVLYKDSIAERHPNMYTITWTSAHCSRAGDMQPAEIQQESIVSYLPLSHIAAQIYDLWTGIKWGEQVYFAEPDALKGSLINTLKEVQPTSHMGVPRVWEKIMEKLKDASAQSGFMKKKMLSWAMSLSLETNLNSSSSSDLKQLWTRLADYLVLAKIRNALGFSSCQKHFSGAAPLNTETLYFFLGLNITLYEAYGMSETTGPHCLSGPYIYRQHSCGKPAPGCRVKLVDKDAEGNGEICFWGRTVFMGYLNMEDRTKEAFDEEGWLHSGDLGKLDKDGFLYVTGRIKDLIITAGGENVPPIPIEDAVKKELPIVSNAMVIGDKKKFLSMFLTLKSVVDPDTSDPTDILTEQARVFCQRSGSKATKVSEIVATRDPAIYRAIQEGINRVNSNATNRVHCIQKWIVLPRDFSISGGELGPTMKLKRLTVLEKYRNEVDSFYEE, encoded by the exons AGTCCCTGTGGACTTCGTTTGCTGATGGCAGAGTCAGACTGAGAATAGATAACTCATGTCCACAGACTCCCATAACAGTTCATCAGATGTTCAAGGAGAGCCTGGAAAAATATGGATCCCTTAATGCTTTGGCCAgcaaaaagaatggaaaatgggagaaaataactttttcagAATATTATTCCCTCTCTAGGAAAGCGGCCAAGAGCTTCTTGAAG cttGGTCTTGAGCGATTCCATAGTGTAGCAATCCTTGGATTTAATTCTCCAGAATGGTTCATCTCAGCTGTTGGAGCTGTTTTTGCTGG AGGAATTGTCACAGGAATATATACAACCAATTCTCCAGAGGCCTGTCACTACATTGCTCATGACAGCAAGACTGATATCATGGTCGTGGAAAATCAAAAACAGCTGGACAAGATAATGCAG aTCTGGAATCGTTTGCCACACTTGAAGGCTGTGGTGCTATATAAGGACTCCATTGCAGAGAGACATCCAAATATGTACACG atAACTTGGACATCAGCCCattgcagcagagcaggagataTGCAACCTGCAGAGATCCAACAGGAGTCTATAGTCAGTTATCTCCCACTCAGCCACATAGCTGCACAGATCTATGACCTGTGGACTGGAATCAAATGGGGAGAGCAAGTTTACTTTGCTGAACCAGATGCTCTAAAG GGCAGCTTGATTAACACACTGAAAGAAGTGCAGCCAACATCTCACATGGGAGTTCCCCGAGTATGGGAGAAAATCATGGAGAAATTAAAGGATGCTTCTGCTCAGTCAGGatttatgaagaagaaaatgctgtcaTGGGCCATGTCTCTTAGCTTAGAGACGAACCTGAACAGCTCAAGCAG CAGTGATCTAAAGCAGCTCTGGACAAGATTAGCAGACTACTTAGTGCTTGCAAAAATACGCAATGCACTGGGGTTTTCTTCCTGTCAGAAGCACTTTTCTGGTGCTGCTCCTCTCAATACAGAAACACTGTATTTCTTCCTGGGTCTGAACATCACCCTGTATGAGGCCTATGGGATGAGTGAGACCACAGGCCCACATTGCCTGTCTGGGCCTTAtatttacaggcagcacag CTGTGGTAAACCAGCACCTGGATGCAGAGTGAAACTGGTGGACAAAGATGCAGAAGGCAATGGAGAAATCTGTTTCTGGGGAAGGACTGTTTTCATGGGTTATTTAAATATGGAAGACAGAACAAAAGAAGCCTTTGATGAGGAGGGGTGGCTGCATTCTGGAGATTTAGGAAAGCTAGACAAGGATGGCTTTCTCTATGTCACTGGAAGAATTAAAG ATTTGATTATTACAGCTGGAGGTGAAAATGTGCCTCCAATTCCAATCGAAGATGCTGTTAAAAAAGAACTCCCAATTGTTAGTAATGCTATGGTGATTGGAGATAAAAAGAAGTTTTTGTCAATGTTCCTGACCCTAAAG AGTGTGGTGGACCCAGATACATCTGATCCCACTGACATTCTCACAGAGCAAGCTAGAGTCTTCTGCCAGAGGAGTGGCAGTAAAGCCACAAAAGTGTCCGAGATTGTAGCTACGAGAGACCCGGCAATCTACAGGGCCATCCAGGAGGGAATCAACAGAGTCAACAGCAATGCTACCAACAGGGTTCATTGCATTCAAAAATGGATAGTCCTGCCGAgagatttttccatttctgggGGAGAACTAG GTCCCACAATGAAGCTGAAGCGGCTCACCGTGCTTGAGAAATACCGAAATGAAGTAGACTCCTTCTACGAAGAATAA